TTCTATGATTTGCTTTTAGGATGTGTGCTTCGGTTTGGAGTGTTTTAAAAAGACGGATTGGAACGAAAAAAATCGTGTTCAATTTTAGCCTTTGTGCCCTAACAGAGATGCGATctaggtacggagtatatatTTCTAACCTTGATGTGTATTACTACCGTGCCAACAACTACCAGCTAATCCTTCAAACCAAGCAGTTAAAATCCTGACAACAGAGTCTCATCTGACCTAAACGCAGAGCTATCTTTTTTTACCCACACCCCAGATACCCAATGATATACAAAAGACAGACGTCAGCAGCAGATGCAGATGCCTTCACCCGCCCAAAGTATACAGACTAGTACGGCTTGAACCtatccttcttcttctccttggggCGAGCCTTGGAAGACCCAGGCTGAACTGGGGCATCACTCTCCTCGGCAGGTCTCCATACTCGTACGAAGCCATCCTCACCACAGGTGAAAACTGATTGActctagtcgaggtagtggTATTAGCGAGGGTTCTAAGTAACGAAAGCCAGAAAACAAGCAAACTGATTTAATACACAACAAGAGTCATTCCCGAAAAAACACGTACCTGTTCATCCAAATAAACCGAGCGCACAACCTCCTCGCAATGAGCACGGGGCAAGCGCCACAGATTATCCCGGTCTAGCTTCCATGACGGGCTGGAAACGAGTGGGACAAGATCGAGACGGTTGTCACTGCAAGACATTGATTAGCACACACCCACGAGCCTAGCCCAAGAGCCCAGAAATACACAAGCACAACGGCACACGGGCAGGTCATGCCCTCTTCTTCCGGGCACTAAACACAAAACCAGACAAAGCAAAGCAAGAAACATACATCTTATTCCCAGCGGCTATGTACGGCCCTTGCGCACCACAGCAAAGCTGCGCAACGTATTCACAGCCTAGTGGGTCACGCACGTCACCAAAATGGACGGGCTCGGGCTCCTGCGAGGTATCGTCCGGGTCCGTGGCTGGGTACACGGAGAAGTGCTCGTCATGGCTGAGGGCGAAGATGGTGCGCTCCGATAGGAACCCAGCATGGTGTACGGAGCCGTGGTTGATCACTTGCACCAGggcttcgtcttcatcaGTTACAGTCGTATCGTAGATGTTGACCAGTCCGTCCGTGCTGCCGGAGAGTAAGATGTTGCTACGCGTCGGGTGATATTGGAGCTGTGTACCACCGGTACCAGGCAAGGTGCCGATATCATGATTAGTCTGGCTATTTCTCCATGTGGATGTTGAACTGGATGGTGACGGTGGcgtgggggaggagggggagagGGTCGTCGAGCTTAGAATGGAGGCACACTTACCTCGGTGACATCGTCGTTGTGGCTCTCCACATATCGGAGGCGAAATTCTTGAGGGGAGCGGATATCCCTGTGTGTTGGTTAATGGGATTTGGGTTTGATGATAGAGCATGGCTATTCTTGTCGTGGGGGTTGAAGGCAGGTCCTGATACATTTATCGAATGATGATACTAGGCCTAGCATTCAAGTCAAAACTAAGGTATAAGATGAAACCTACCAGAATGCAACAATCGCCTGCGAAGAGACAAGCTCCGTTCCCGCAACAATCGTGTTTGTCTCCGGGTTACAAGCCACAGACAGAACAGGCGACTGTTTCACTAGATAAATCGACAATGAATTAGCAAGCATGCATTGGATAAGACAGTAACGAAACCCGCATCCAAGCCAGGAACATCCTTGAATCCAAGGGCCGATAAATTCCCCGAAACCCAGTAATAAGCCAGCAGAAATGCAGCAGCTAAACACAATATGCACTTGTCCCAAGCAGGGTTCCGAACACAACCCAAACAGGCAATAGATGTATAGAAccccaaaaagaaaaccaacgttttttttaaaaaaaataaaaggcTTAACCAAAACAAACTCACCCGTTTCCATCTCCACAACCGGACTTCCATTTCCAGCCCGAACATCCCAAACCTTCACCTTTCCATCGCGGCCACCCGTAGCCAAAAGGTGCGCGTCGCCCATGGCGAAGCTCCGCAGAGCGGTAACACCATTGTGCGTAGCGTTCGAAATCACAGTCCCGCGATCAAGATCGGCGGCGTCAAACACTCGCAGCGAATCATCTGATGAGATGGCGGCGAAGATCCCCGGTGCTGAAGGGACGATCGAGTAGATGTAATTCTCCGCCGGCAGCGACAGAGTCGATGAGGCCACTGCTTTGAGCGTGTGCATTGTGAATGATTAGGGAGAGCTGATAGTCCCCTTACCTTCAGCGCGGCTGAATTTCGCTCTCGCTTTTGAATTTGATCTAGAGACGCTGATCTCTGGGGTTTAACCCGCTGTGGCTGATGCGAGGGGTCGCGATTACTGTTTCCGAGATGTAGATTAATGTCTCCGAgcgtgtgtgtgtgtgtgtgtgtgtgtgtgtgtgtgtgtgtgtgttgTGTATTGTTGTATGAATTTTACGTATTATTGTGGCAATTTAATCAATTCCTTTGGAAGGTGAGGTTCAGAGTTTGGCTAGGGAAAATTTCCTGGCGGGGACGTGGGGCTTCCGCGTGCGATGTACTGAGGTGATGTGCTTCAATGTACGAAGTACAGAGTACATTTTGGAGACTGATCATTCACTACACACCTGTctatgtatgttgtatatcacCGATATGACATGTGTATCACAAAAATGTAGAAAGAAATGACAACAGTTTCCAGTGTCTTGTTGAAAAGTCTTGAAATTGAAAAGGAATTCCCGAGAATAAGGggcaagaaaaagcaagcatggagtgctccgtacaaCGTACGCTAGAGATTAGTCCCAAACACTGCATCATGCACTGAGAAACCCAATCCCATGAGCTGTCAGTACCAGGAGACCTGAGTTTGTGATCAACATCCTTCAAAGACGAGTCGGCCTCAATATCTGGAAAGATCGGTGATCAGCGCGGTAAGCGCCGGGTCGCGTGAGATTTTTAACTGTTGCACATTATCAttgcacggagtactccgtactccgtacagaatATGTAATATGCAAGGAGACACCGAGTCGGGGTTTGACCACCTCTCTTTGCGGGACGgaggagtacggagtacggagtacggaagAGATCCTCAACAATCGGGGGTTATTACTAATGTGAATCAGCGCCCGGGGTGGAACCGGTGTCCTGGGAAGCCTAGTATCCCGATGGGGAAAGACCCTGGATCATTACTGGGCTTGGGGACTGTTGACACGTATAATGCATGGTGTGTTGTATATGGATTAaggtgtacggagtaccgagtactctgtacagagtatgggtttaaaaaaaaaagaaaaaaaaaagggaaggTTTTGACACGAGTCACGACCCAGCATGGTGGTCTTAGGGTCATTCTTACATATCACAAAAGAATCCTTAAAGGATTAGGGCCAAGGCGCAGCTAAGGTGCAGCGCTAAGGTGGCCAAGACGTGGTATCCCACTTGATTCGCTCGAATGTCACATCCACGGACCCAGCGCCATGGGTTGCGGTGAGGGGGAGATTTACCAGTGCACACTACAAATTGCAGGGGATGTACTTtgtttttcccttttttttggttttattTTGTTTTAAcattttattttatttttgtttttttttcaaaacgAGCATAATGTAGAGTGTGGATGTGACAGTCGGTGTACATGCACATTCCCCAGGTGCAGTCAGAACAGATCTATTTACAGAagatacggagtacaccAAGGGACAATGAAAAGCGCCACGCTTACCCGAGGCTTGACGTCTTTACCACTCTGTTGGGCCCTCACCAAGTGGAATCCCTGGAAATGAGAGGCCCAGACGGTCCGCATCCCGCTAAGGCGTGGGTCGACATTTTGGTCCACGTCGATCTAGCGGAGTTGAGAATACAGAGCAATTGGTATTCCATTGGTATTCATATTAGGAATATCCCAAAAAGACAGATCTaaagaaaagcaaaaagcaaAGCAACAATGCCAAAATGGGCCTAAAAGAAAGGCAACGGATTTACCTACATTATCAGGAGACCTAGCAAGAATCTCAAGCCCTAATTGGTTTAGCTTCTTCAACCGGTGCTTTGGGATGCCTGTGCATGAAGTCTTGCACATACGATGTATAGACTCCATGATAAATACAGTGTGAGATTACCCGATGCGGAGTATTATGGGTTGAAGTGTCAAATTTGGCACCCAAATATAACTTGTTAATATTCTTTTCATTGGAAGTATTCCATACACCATACGAGTACCGGTAGTGCGGATCGTACTTTTCCCTGTACTTCTGCACAGGATCCTGCACTATACTGCTGTTCTCATTTCCCCTTCTCTCATCCTTGTGCCTTTCCCATTCTTTCTTTGCTGGCTGCTTTACCCGCACCCCGCTACCCGTGGGCCCCGACGGGAAGGAAACCGCAGCTTCACAACCTTAAAAaacctcctcctcttcaccCCTCAGCTTTCTCTTTTGAACAgaagctggagctggagTTGAAGTTGGAGTTAGAGCCGAGTAAGTTCACCTGCGATTCGAGCTAGTTGTCTCGAAATTTCGACTCCCTAACCTTCACCCGACCGTGCGATCCGCCCTGTCGCAGAACCTTTCATTTGGCCCAAGCTTATCACGCTTGCTCGTGTGCTTTAGTGTCTCACAGCGAACTTGCTATTTGAATCTGCTTGTTTCCCTTTCCTGACTGGCATGGTCGGTCGATGCACAATTGCCTCGGATATTCTGCGCGATCATTGATTGATCATCGATATCAACGGTCACGATGGCCTTCAGAGAGTCTTCTAGTTCCTTTCCCGTGCCTGACCGCACATCGTTGCCGAAGATGTTTACGAACGGGGACTCCAGGATGCGACACCTGCCTCCCATCACTTCTCCACCCCCGCCCAAACGATACAAGTCCGAGTCAATCCCAGCGAGCGATGCAGGCCACTCCAGATACTATTCGCACTCCGTGGCGGCGAGTGATCGAGTCAGATCACGACAACCGTCTTCCGCAATGGACTTGTATACGCTGATCGACAGAGATCCGGTCGATAAAGACCCTCGCAGGAATGCTCGCTTCACCAGCAATGGGTCGGTGGCCACACAGGCATCCCACACCTCGAACACGTCTCAAGCATCGCGATCCTCTCCCATCATAATCTCCGATCCCAAGTATGTCACGTTATACTTTATTGTGTAAATTCAATGGCTGACCTCTATCCTAACAGAATACCGGAAAAGTATCCGAATCACATGGAGAACGGCCGGATGTACCATGGCTATCGAAAAGGAATCTACCCGCTCCCGTGCGACGAGGAAGAACAGGACCGTCTCGACATATTCCACAAATTGTTCACGGTTGCACGGGCCGAAGATGGTTTGATCTATGCACCGCACCCGCCGGGATCCAAAATTCTCGACCTGGGCTGTGGAACGGGGATCTGGAGCATTGAGGTTGCGAACAAATATCCGGATTCCTTCGTAGTCGGAGTTGACCTTGCGCCAATTCAACCGTCCAATTTGCCAAAGAACTGCGATTT
The nucleotide sequence above comes from Penicillium digitatum chromosome 1, complete sequence. Encoded proteins:
- a CDS encoding WD repeat protein, which encodes MHTLKAVASSTLSLPAENYIYSIVPSAPGIFAAISSDDSLRVFDAADLDRGTVISNATHNGVTALRSFAMGDAHLLATGGRDGKVKVWDVRAGNGSPVVEMETVKQSPVLSVACNPETNTIVAGTELVSSQAIVAFWDIRSPQEFRLRYVESHNDDVTELQYHPTRSNILLSGSTDGLVNIYDTTVTDEDEALVQVINHGSVHHAGFLSERTIFALSHDEHFSVYPATDPDDTSQEPEPVHFGDVRDPLGCEYVAQLCCGAQGPYIAAGNKIDNRLDLVPLVSSPSWKLDRDNLWRLPRAHCEEVVRSVYLDEQSQSVFTCGEDGFVRVWRPAEESDAPVQPGSSKARPKEKKKDRFKPY
- a CDS encoding Methyltransferase type 11: MFTNGDSRMRHLPPITSPPPPKRYKSESIPASDAGHSRYYSHSVAASDRVRSRQPSSAMDLYTLIDRDPVDKDPRRNARFTSNGSVATQASHTSNTSQASRSSPIIISDPKIPEKYPNHMENGRMYHGYRKGIYPLPCDEEEQDRLDIFHKLFTVARAEDGLIYAPHPPGSKILDLGCGTGIWSIEVANKYPDSFVVGVDLAPIQPSNLPKNCDFYAPFDFEAPWTMGEDSWDIIHMQMGCGSVANWPSLYRRVFQHLRPGAWFEQVEIDFRPRVEDKDGEPGRAMASWYSTLKHATEATMRPLAHSSNDTIRNLQEAGFTEIDHQIVGLPMNPWHPDSHEQKVARWYNLAISESVQPLCLAPFSRVLSWSREQIDRIAFDVKQEAFDKKIKTYNLLHIYQARKPVEE